Below is a genomic region from Telmatobacter sp. DSM 110680.
TTCTGCAGCATTTTTGAGACGGAGCAGTATTTGTTTTTGGAAAGTGAAACCGCATCTTCAACGGCCTTGCGGCTTAGCTTTCCACGGACGGCATAGGTGAGCTTGATATGCGTAAAAACGCGGGGCGGTGCCTCAGCCTGCGTGGCTTCCGCCGAAACTCGAAGGCCGGTAAGTTGCTGCCGTTTCTTCTGAAGAATGCTGACGACATCTACCGAGGTGCAACTGCAAAGGGCCATCAGGACCGCTTCCATCGGGCTGGGGCCATGCTTATGTGCTGAGTCCGCATCGAAGGTGATGGAGTTTCCATTCTGGGCAACTCCCTCAAATATCTCGCCTATTTTCCAATCACTGTGAGCGATCAATGCTCTGGCCCCCCTGCATATATTATCCGGCATCGATGTGCAAGGAATCAGAAAGGCTCTAGTGGAAGGCAATCTGGGCAAAACGGGTGATCAACAGGTAGGCGAACAGAATGAGGAGGGCTAGACATGTGCTGACATTGCTCGCGAGTGCAGGGCTGATGCGCCCTTCCCGAGTGTGCCTGCGAATAAATTGCAGAAAACTGAAGGCCCCAATTGCCGGAATCCACACCAGAAACGGGAGATCAAATCCGCGCAATCGATGAAAGACGGGGGAAGGTCGGAACCACAAACCCCGAATCATGAATGCTTCAGCGAGGCAGATGCAGCAAAGCGTAGCGACAAAAAGAGTCGTAGACAAATCGAATCCGCGTTTCGATTTGAGCGGAACAAAAGTCGACATGCACCAATCCTCCGGTGGTGTCTTTATAGACGGAAAAGCTTGCTTAGTGGTTGCGGTTGTAGCGGGCTCGAAGGCAGTCAGCGTGTGTTATCGGTGACTGGCTCGGGATGGATCGTGACGCGGTGAACCTCTGGACAATCCAACTTGAAACTGTCCTCCAGGGCCGTGATGATTTCGTGGACGCGATGCATCGACAGGTCGTCAGGAAGTGTGCAGTGGCAGGACAGGGTGATGTGTTCAGCGGTTCGCCCTACCAGGATCTGATGAACATCAATGATGTCGTTATAGCGAGCGGCAGAGGCACGGAGCGCTTTCTCAATTCTGCGGTCTTCCTCGACGATTTCCTCGGGCTGTTCG
It encodes:
- a CDS encoding OsmC family protein; the protein is MIAHSDWKIGEIFEGVAQNGNSITFDADSAHKHGPSPMEAVLMALCSCTSVDVVSILQKKRQQLTGLRVSAEATQAEAPPRVFTHIKLTYAVRGKLSRKAVEDAVSLSKNKYCSVSKMLQKAASIEYEIVYPDGEPEP